The DNA sequence CTATGGTGATTATGAAAGGGGTGAAGGAAGATGGACTTTACTACCTATGTGGGGAACCTATAATAAGCTGCAACAATGTTGTTCCAGCACCTGAAGATGACAAAGCCACTCTATGGCATAGGAGGCTAGGTCACATCAGTGAAAAGGGGCTGCAAATAGTCAACAATCAAAAACTACTTGGCAAAGATAAGGTATCTAAGGTAGATTTCTGTGAACACTGTATTCTAGGAAAGCACCACAGGTTAAAATTCAATACTGGTATCCATAAATCAAAACATATAATGGAATATATACATTCTGATTTATGGGGACCTGAGAAAGTTAATACTCATGGTGGCTGCTCTTATTTCCTATCTATTGTTGAAGATTTTTCAAGGAAAGTTTGGGTTTATTTGCTTAAAAATAAGAATGatgcttttcaaaaatttgtgcATTGGAAAACCCTAATGGAAAATCAAACTGATAAGAAAATTAAGGTGTTGAGAACTGATAATGGCCTAGAATTTTGTAATGACTTGTTTAATAATTACTGCAAAGAGCATGGTATCATGAGACACAAGTCTGTTAGGCACACACcccaacaaaatggagtggCAGAAAGGATGAATAGAACTCTGCTAAATAAGTCTAGGTGCATGTTGTTTAGTGCTGGTCTGTCTAAAGGTTTTTGGGGAGAGGCAGTTGTTACTGCTGCCTATTTGATAAATAGGTGTCCTTCTAGTGCAATAAACTTAAAGACACCTGAGGAAATTTGGTCTGGAAAACCACCAGATCTGTCTAATCTTAGAGTCTTTGGGTGTGCTGCTTATGCTCACCAAAATATTGGGAAATTAGAACCAAGGGCAATTAAAGGAGTGTTTCTAGGTTACCCTGAGGGAGTTAAAGGCTATAGGATTTGGCTAAGAGATCAAGGGGGTTTAAAAACAATCACTAGTATGGATGTAATTTTTAAAGAGAATATTTTTCCCTGTTTATCTAACAAAACTCCTAGTGCAGATATTTTAACTAACCCTGCAGGCATATCAGATTTTGAGTTACAACCCAACATTCAGGAAAATCCTGATGAAGAATCTGATGTGAATCAGGTGGAACAAGTTCAGACAGAGGCAGAACCTGTCCAACCAGTTCAGGTGGAACCTGAACCAAATCAGGCAGTTCAAGATGTAACAGAACAAGCTGAGGAACAAGGGGATCAAGACCTAAGGGAGTATCAACTCACTAGAGACAGAAGTAAGAGAGTTTCTAAGCCTACTCAGAGATTTAGTTTCAATGCATGGAATGAAGTTCTGGCCTATGCTTTTCTAAGTGCAATGGAGATATCTAAAACTGAACCTAGTTCTTATGAAGAAGCTATGCAAGACAAGAACTCTGGAAAATGGTCAAAAGCAATGGATGATGAAATGGATTCTCTAAGGAAGAACAAAACCTGGAAAGTGGTAAAGAGACCTGATGGAAAGAATGTCATCTCATGTAAATGGCTGTTCAAATACAAGGAAGGGAACAAACCTGGTGAACCTACAAGATACAAGGCAAGGCTAGTGGCTAAGGGTTTTAGTCAAAAGGAAGGAATAGACTATACAGAGATTTTTTCCCCTGTAGTGAAGTACAAAACAATAAGAATAATGCTGGCTATGGCTACACAATTTGACCTAGAAGTGGAGCAAATGGATGTGACTACTGCTTTCTTAAATGGAGAGTTAGAAGAAGACATATATATGGAGCAGCCTAAAGGGTACATTAAGAAAGGAGAAGAACACTTAGTGTGTAAGCTAGAAAAGTCtctatatgggcttaagcaatcACCAAGGCaatggaacaagaggtttgacACTTTCATGACAAAACAAAGCTACTTAAGGAGCTACTATGATCACTGCTTGTATTACAAAGGGACAGAAGTGCATACAGCCATATATCTACTTCtatatgtagatgatatgctaATCATAAGCAAGGAAAAGGCCAAGGTAGAAAACTTGAAGAACCTATTAAAGGCagaatttgaaatgaaggatCTAGGAGAGGCTACTAAGATACTTGGAATGAATATCAAGAGGGATAGGCAGAAAGAGAAGCTGGTTCTAAACCAAGAAGACTACATACACAAGCTCATTAAGAGATTCTCTATGGAAGATGCAAAGATAACAAAGCAACCTATCACCTACCAACATCAATTGTCTAAAGCTCAATGCCCTACAGAACCAAAGCACATATAAGAAATGAAAGAAGTCCCCTATTCAAATGCTGTTGGATCTGTTATGTATTTAATGGTGTGTACTAGACCTGATCTAGCACACACTATGAGTGTCCTAAGCAAATATATGGCTAACCCTGGGAAATAACATTGGCAAGCAATGAAATGGGCTATGAGGTACATAGCAGGCACTGCTAAGGTAGGATTGGTGTACAGAAGACTTAATTCTAAGCTCCTAATTGAAGGATATAGTGATGCTGATTATGCTGGTGACAGAGACAGTAGAAGGTCAACAACAGCATACTATTTTACAATAGGAGGCTGTTGCATAAGTTGGAAAGTCCAACTCCAACCAGTTGTTGCATTATCAACAACAGAATCAGAGTATATTGCTGTAACAGAAGCAGTAAAAGAAGCACTGTGGCTTCAAGGTCTCCTAGAAGAAATTACTAAGGTTAAGCAGGTTCCCACAGTGTATTCAGACAGTCAAAGCTGTGTACACTTGTGTAAAAACCCAGTTTTTCACGACAGAACTAAACATATTGAGATCAAgtatcactttatcagggataAAGTGACCTAAGAGCTAGTTTCAGTTCAGAAGATACCAACAGAAGAAAATCCTGCTGATATGGGAACCAAAATTGTTACCCTTCACAAATTCAAGCTTTGCATGAATTTGTTAGGGGTAGACACTGGAGGATAACCTAATGGAGACTCGAGCTAGGACCCTCAGAGAAGAACTAACTATTACAGGTCAACTTATATGAGGAATCAGGTGGAATTTGTTGGATTAATTCCCCATATAAGTTAACCTGTAACAGTTAATAAGGTAAAACAGTTAGTTAAAATCCTAACTAACCTATCCATATGCAATCCAACATCAAGACATCAGTCAGTTATTCCTAACTGACTTCTTCTACTATTACAACACCTATAAATAGAAGGACTTAAATCAGAGAATACTTACAGCTtcatttttctcttcagaaatccAGAGTAATGAGATGAAAGGTCCAGATctagaaagagagagtttctcTCATATGTAGAAAGAAAGAAACCAGAAAGAAATAttagagagatagagagaaagTGAGAGGATCTGTTCGATCCTGagagaagaaaaaggaaagagaAAGTTTGAGAGAAAGATTGTACATGCCTGGTTTGAAGAACTGAGAGCTACCAGACGATACATGTGTCTTGGAGCTCATAAACTTGATGTAATCATCGATCTTGATAGTGGATTGTGGCTGATCTTTCTCTGAGGCAGCTCACCAAGGACGTAGCCCCAATTTCAGGGGTGAACCTTGTAAAACTCTCTGTGTTTGCACTCTCTATTACCCTAATCTTTGCACTTGATCATTATTTCATTTTTGCTGCATATTTCTCATATCACAGCTCAAGATCAGAGCTAGTTCATTCTTCTATAATCCCACTCTTTCAATTTGCTTTGCcctaattttgtgtgtatgtcCTTCGAAGGCTGTTCAGACATAAAACATAATATTAGTAAagtaaaaagaataataaaagcAATAGATAAAACCAAATACGTGTCACAGTGTGTGCTCATTGACTCAGCAAAAGAAAGGTCAAAACTGACCTTGAATATTaatgtgtgtgtgtgagtttgTGTAGGATAAATCTGTAAATTTCCTACATGTGTGAAATAGAGTGCTTGAACATTATTTTATATACAGTaaattattcagaatttttttAGCATTCACACTATGTCTCgtataactataatatacatgattataaaaaaagttagattaaaaaattcttctagATACTAAAAGAGATATAGGTGCATCAATGTATCTTTTTTAAGagcattattttgtataaattaatGTGTCATCATGTCGTGTTCGtgtcatattttttgtaatatgcTTCTATATATTTCGTGTCAGACGTATCGACCCATTTTTTGACTCGTGTCTAATTTTCTCAACCCTAACTCAACCCGTAAAAAATCGTATCGTGCTCGGGTTGACTTACTGTGATCTGTTTTGCTATTATTAATGCTGGAGTtataaagaaaattataaatttagatttcgttagaaaatttatatatatttgtatatgatataatttattatatatataataaaaattaaaaagtttaaaatatttttaatttcatgttaaaaaatttaaatttaaaattttttaacttaACATTAACATGTCAAATtcgtattaaatttaaaatattttaatttttttatttttattttgtatcaaATCATGTCGATCTATTTTCGACCCGTGTTTAAATTTCTCGATTTTAATTCGTAAAATTCGTGTTGTAATTCGTGTGGGTGTGCCCGTTTTGTCTAGATACTTTTCCTTACACaattgatatttatttgaatatatATCTTCCTTCCGTGTATTGACCGCCTAGCcaatcatttaattttattttctatattataaTTACTTATAATTTCGATTATCCAAATCGTAACTTGATATTATCCAAACAGATTTCTCTATTGCCGTCTTCCTCTTCTCGCTCGCCCCACGAAAATCACAGCATTCCATTCCAGTttcgagagagagaaaaaaaaatggcactTGCTCACTGAAAATCCCAATTTTCTTATGGCCCTTCTCGTCCCTTCGCCAGAAATTTCTAGGGTTTTCAGCTACCCCAACCCTATCCCTACAAAGTTCAAAGGCTCGAAAATCTTGACGACCAGTAAGAGGTTCGTGTCTAGGATCACAGTGTGTGCCAAAGTCAGGGAGTTTGAGGTTAGGGTTTCGGAACGCAATCAGAATGTAAgtctgtacggacagttttcggcTCCTGTCAAGCAAGGTTCGAAGCCGagcaaggaagaagaagagaagcagAAGTACTATGTGAATATGGGCTATGCTATCCGCACGATCAGAGAGGAATTCCCTGAGCTTTTCTATAGGGAGCTCAGCTTCGATATATACAGGTATCTTCTTTTTCCTAAAGTTTTGCTTTTTGTGTTGTGATAAAGATGTTGTAGATAAAAAATGCACTCATCGaatacttttattttcttgGAGTTCTTGGTAAGCAATTTATAGATTCATTTTGATGAATTTGGCTTTATGTTCTGTTTGGTTG is a window from the Cannabis sativa cultivar Pink pepper isolate KNU-18-1 chromosome 1, ASM2916894v1, whole genome shotgun sequence genome containing:
- the LOC115705882 gene encoding uncharacterized protein LOC115705882 isoform X2 — protein: MALLVPSPEISRVFSYPNPIPTKFKGSKILTTSKRFVSRITVCAKVREFEVRVSERNQNVSLYGQFSAPVKQGSKPSKEEEEKQKYYVNMGYAIRTIREEFPELFYRELSFDIYSVWQPMENVIMVRWTVHGIPRVPWESRGRFDGTSAYKLDKEGKIFEHRVHNIALNSPPKFKVLGVQDIIQSLGCPSTPKPTFFENSSSSSSEST